In Pseudomonas grandcourensis, the DNA window CTCGACAAGAACTTCATGCAGGTGCCCGAGGAGGAACTGGGCCGCAATGATGTGCTGCTGACGCTGGTCGGCGGCAAGGTCGTGTGGGCCAAGGCGCCGTTCCTCGGGCTTGCGCCACACATGGTTTCCCAAGCTGTTACTTCCCGATCCGCCCTATAAAAACCAGAGAGCGTTCCGATGCGATTGATTCCAAACCTGTTGGCCGCCGCGCTGGCCTTGTCGTCGGTGCAGGCCATGGCCGCCGCTGACCTGGTGTTGTTCAACGGCAAGGTCTTTACCGCCGAACCCGGCCAGGCGCTGGTACAGGCTGTTGCGGTGCAGGACGGCAAGATTCTGAAAGTGGGCAGCGATGCCGAAATCAATGCCCTGGCCGATGCCAAGACCCAGCGCATCGACCTGGCGGGCAAAGTGTTGATGCCAGGCATGATCGACACCCACAGCCACCCGGTCACGGGCGCTTTCGACAGCATGAAGGCCAACCTGCTGGACGAGGTCAAGCCTTTGCCGGAACTCGAGCAATGGTTGATCGAAGAGGACAAGGCCGGGCGTGCCCGGTCCGGCGATGTGATCAGCGTGGCCGGGGTCAGTTCGGCCTACTGGGAGAAGAGTCGTGAACTGGGCAAGGTGTTCAACCGGGGACGTTGGGCCGATCAACCGATTGTCTTCAGCGGCATCGACGGCCACACCGGTTGGGCCAATAACGCAATGCTCAAGCGCTTGAGCATCGACGCGGCACTGGTCAAGAGCCTGCCGGAGAAAGAACGCGGTTACATCGGTCATGAAGCGGACTTCACGCCGAACGGCTACTTCGCCGAATCCCGTTGGGACGTGGTGCGCAACGGTGTTCCGGCGCCCACCCCGGAGGCCATGCTCAAGGCCGCTCGCGAGGCGGTGAAGATCAACAATCAATTCGGCGTCACCGCCTGGATGGACGCGGCGGCGAATGGCGGCAGCGAAGATACGCTGTTCGATTTCCATGCCACCGCGGAAAGTGTCGGCGTGCTGCCGCTGTACAAGGAACTGGCGCAGAACGGCGAACTCAGCGCCCACGTCGCCGCGTTGATGGTCACCAATCCGAAGAGCAAACCCGCCGACCTGGAAGTGATCGCCACAGTGATGAAGCAATTCGAGGGCGTGCCTAACCTGACGTTCCCCGGCATCAAGGTGTTTGTCGACGGCATTCTCGAGTTCCCGGGGCAAACCGCAGCGGTCATCGTACCGTTCAAGAACAGCCATAAAAATGGTCAGTTGCTGACCGATCCGGCGCACTTCGGCGAACTGGTGGTGGCGGCGGAAAAACGCGGCTGGATCGTGCACATGCATGCCGTCGGCGACCGCGCGGTGCGTGAAGCGCTCAATGGCGTGGCGTATGCGCGCAAGCTTAGCCCGACGCCGGTACCCCACAGCATCGCGCACCTGCAACTGGTCAATCCCAAGGAGTTTCCACGCTTCAAGGAACTGGGTGTGATCGCTTCCATGCAACTGCTGTGGGCCACCGGCGAATCCTACACCGTCGAACTGGTCAAGCCTTACATCAGCGCCTTTGCCTACGGTTACCAGTATCCCGCGCGGTCCCTGCATAACGCGGGCGCGACGATTGCCGGTGGCAGCGACTGGCCGGTGTCCAGCAACAATCCGTTCAACGCCATCGCCCAGGCCAGCACGCGCAAAGGGCCGTTGGGTGTACTCAACGCCAAGGAAAGCATCGATCGCCAGACCATGTTCTACGCCTACACCATCAACGCGGCGAAAACCCTGCGCCTGGAGCAGCAGATCGGTTCGCTGGCACCGGGCAAGCAGGCCGACCTGATCATCCTCGACCGTGATGTGTTCAAGGTCAGCGATGACGAGCTGTTCGAGACCAAAGTCCTGAACACCTTCTTCGCCGGCAAACAGGTCTACGCCCCCGCGTCCTGACCTGCGTACACCCCGCACCCGCAAAAAAACCGCCAGCCCCTCGCAGCGCGAGGGGCCTGGCATCGCCATGCCTGAAATTCCCCGTACGCCATAACAACAAGAGAACTGTATGAACGCACTTTCAGCATTGACCCTCGCGACACTGGCATTGATCCCCCTGAGCAGCCAGGCCCTGGTCCTCAACGATGATTTCAGCCTGGATATGACCCTGGGCGTCGTCAGCGACTACCGTTCCCGGGGCATCTCGCAAACCCTGGGCGATCCGGCGGTACAGGGCGGCGCAACGCTGCTGCACAGCAGCGGCCTGTACATCGGCGCCTGGACCTCCAACGTCGATTTCGGCGGCGGCTTCGACACCCGGCAGGAGCGTGAGTACTACGCCGGTTACTACTGGCAGGCGACGGACGCGATCAGCTTGGATCTGGGCTACATCAAGTACGACTACCCGAAAGATTCCGAATTCAACCTGAGCGAAATCTACGCGGTCCTTGACCTGTACGGCGTGAAGCTGGGTGCCAATTACTCCAAGGACACGCCGAACGTTTTCGGCGAAGACCAGGACACGCTCTACACCTACGTCGGCTACAAGTTCACGCTGCCGGCCGAGGTCGGCCTGGAACTGCGTGTGGGACGCAACGACGTGAAAGACCCGGCGTTCTGGTCCGCCAACGGCGACAACCGCGAAGCCTATTACGAGTGGGAAGCGAAGTTGACCCGTGACTTCGTCGGCGTGACCTGGGGCCTGAGCTATGTCGACACCGACCTGTCGAAGAGCGAGTGCAGCGGCTGGTACGGCTATGACGACCTCTGTTCGGCGACAGTTGTAGCCAGCGCAACCAAGACATTTTAATTTCCGTCCCTGACAACAAAAACAGTTCCACAAAGGAAACACCGTCATGAGTGCGCAACGCAGTCCCCTGGTCGAGACCCGCTCGATCGACTTCATTCCCGAGGCTGAGCGACACGGCAGTCTCTACAGCCAGTTCACCCTGTGGCTGGGTGCCAACCTGCAAATCACCGCCATCGTCACCGGCGCCCTGGCCGTGGTGCTGGGCGGCGACGTGTTCTGGTCGCTGATCGGCTTGCTGATCGGGCAAGTGCTCGGCGGTGCCGTGGTAGCGCTGCACGCGGCGCAAGGGCCGAAGCTTGGGCTGCCGCAGATGATCTCCAGCCGCGTGCAGTTCGGGGTATATGGCGCGGCGATCCCGATTGTCCTGGTGTGCCTGATGTACCTCGGTTTCAGCGCCACCGGCGCGGTGCTGTCGGGGCAGGCGATCGCGCAGTTGATCAGTGTCAGCGACAGTACCGGCATCCTGATTTTCGCGGCGTGCATCGCGTTCCTGACGATCTTCGGCTATCGGGTGATTCACCTGGTCGGGCGGGTGGCCAGCGTGCTGGGCATCATCGCCTTCGCCTACCTGTTCACCCGGTTGATGACCCTCAACGACATCGGCCTGCTGCTCGACAATCGTCATTTTGCCTGGAGCACCTTCCTGCTGGCGGTTTCGCTCTCGGCGTCCTGGCAGATCGCCTTCGGCCCCTACGTGGCGGACTACTCGCGCTACCTGCCGAGCAAGACTTCATCGTGGAAAACCTTTGCCGCCGTGGGCCTCGGCACAGTGCTGGGGGCTCAGACTTCGATGGTGCTGGGGGTGTTCGCCGCCGCACTGGCCGGGGCCAATTTCCGTGGGCACGAAGTGGCGACCATTGTCGGCCTGGGCAGTAGCGGTGTGATCGCGTCCTTGCTGTACCTGAGCATTGTGTTCGGCAAGGTCACGGTGTCCACCCTCAACGCCTACGGCAGTTTCATGTGCATCGCCACCATCATCAGTGGCTTTCGTCGTCGCCTGGAAATCACCGCCCGCCAGCGCATGCTGTTTGTGCTGCTGATCGTCGCGGCGTCCACCGCGCTGGCATTGCTGGGGCAGTACTCGTTCCTCAACTCGTTCAAGTACTTCATCCTGTTTTTGCTGACGTTCTTCACCCCGTGGAGCGCGATCAACCTGGTGGATTACTACTTCATCAACAAGGAGCGTTACGACGTTC includes these proteins:
- a CDS encoding amidohydrolase → MRLIPNLLAAALALSSVQAMAAADLVLFNGKVFTAEPGQALVQAVAVQDGKILKVGSDAEINALADAKTQRIDLAGKVLMPGMIDTHSHPVTGAFDSMKANLLDEVKPLPELEQWLIEEDKAGRARSGDVISVAGVSSAYWEKSRELGKVFNRGRWADQPIVFSGIDGHTGWANNAMLKRLSIDAALVKSLPEKERGYIGHEADFTPNGYFAESRWDVVRNGVPAPTPEAMLKAAREAVKINNQFGVTAWMDAAANGGSEDTLFDFHATAESVGVLPLYKELAQNGELSAHVAALMVTNPKSKPADLEVIATVMKQFEGVPNLTFPGIKVFVDGILEFPGQTAAVIVPFKNSHKNGQLLTDPAHFGELVVAAEKRGWIVHMHAVGDRAVREALNGVAYARKLSPTPVPHSIAHLQLVNPKEFPRFKELGVIASMQLLWATGESYTVELVKPYISAFAYGYQYPARSLHNAGATIAGGSDWPVSSNNPFNAIAQASTRKGPLGVLNAKESIDRQTMFYAYTINAAKTLRLEQQIGSLAPGKQADLIILDRDVFKVSDDELFETKVLNTFFAGKQVYAPAS
- a CDS encoding TorF family putative porin, which codes for MNALSALTLATLALIPLSSQALVLNDDFSLDMTLGVVSDYRSRGISQTLGDPAVQGGATLLHSSGLYIGAWTSNVDFGGGFDTRQEREYYAGYYWQATDAISLDLGYIKYDYPKDSEFNLSEIYAVLDLYGVKLGANYSKDTPNVFGEDQDTLYTYVGYKFTLPAEVGLELRVGRNDVKDPAFWSANGDNREAYYEWEAKLTRDFVGVTWGLSYVDTDLSKSECSGWYGYDDLCSATVVASATKTF
- a CDS encoding cytosine permease gives rise to the protein MSAQRSPLVETRSIDFIPEAERHGSLYSQFTLWLGANLQITAIVTGALAVVLGGDVFWSLIGLLIGQVLGGAVVALHAAQGPKLGLPQMISSRVQFGVYGAAIPIVLVCLMYLGFSATGAVLSGQAIAQLISVSDSTGILIFAACIAFLTIFGYRVIHLVGRVASVLGIIAFAYLFTRLMTLNDIGLLLDNRHFAWSTFLLAVSLSASWQIAFGPYVADYSRYLPSKTSSWKTFAAVGLGTVLGAQTSMVLGVFAAALAGANFRGHEVATIVGLGSSGVIASLLYLSIVFGKVTVSTLNAYGSFMCIATIISGFRRRLEITARQRMLFVLLIVAASTALALLGQYSFLNSFKYFILFLLTFFTPWSAINLVDYYFINKERYDVPALSDPNGRYGRWNVLGISVYVIGVLIQLPFVDTHFYSGPMVAQLGGVDISWIVGLLVPGVIYYALAKPSMSGVVVERG